Below is a window of Ciceribacter thiooxidans DNA.
ATCCCCGCGTACGGCTGCTGATCGAAAAGGACTTTCCCTTCGTCAGTCACGGCAGGACCGAATTCACCACCCCGCACCCGTTCGTCGACTACGACAACTACGCCTTCGCCTACGAGGCCGCTCGCCGCCTGATCGCCAAGGGTCGCCACAAGCTGACGATCATCCTGCCGCCGAAACATCTCACCTTCAGCCAGCACATGTTGCACGGCTTCATGACGGCGGTGCGCGAGGCGGGTATCGCCTACGAACTCGCCGAGGGCATCACGCTCGATTCCACCGCCGGCATGGTGCGGGACTATTTCCGGACGCGGCTGCAACAGCCCGATCCTCCCGACGCCCTGATCTGTCCCGGCGAAGTCTCCGCCATGGCTGCGATCACCGGGCTCTCCGACGGCGGCTGGACGCTCGGAGGTGAATACGACATCGTCGCCAAGCAGACGTCCCGTCTCCTCTCCGACATCCAGCCGGGCGTCGAGGCGATCTATGAGGACCTCACCGCCGCGGGCGAATGCCTCGGGCGCCTGCTCCTCAAACGGATCGATGGCGCGGAGATCGATAACCTGCAGGTGATCCTCAGCTGACCGCAGATCTCCGACTCGATGGTGGTTCCGGGCGCGTTCGACGGTCATCGGAGTGTCCTTACGTCCTCACCCAATTCGCCCGCGTGCGCCCGACCCGCATGACGACCGACTTGATCTCGAGGAATTCCTCGAGACCGTAGCGGCCGTTTTCGCGACCCTGGCCACTCTGCTTGTAGCCGCCGAAGGTAACTTCGGGAAAACCGTCCATCCAGGTGTTGGTCCAGACCGTGCCGGCCTCGGCGCGGCGCGCGAAGGCAAGGCAGGTATGGACATTCTCGCTCCAGACGCCGGCGGACAGCCCGTAGGCGGCATCGTTGGTAAGCGCGATCGCGTCCTCCAGCGTGCTGAAGGTGAGCACTGAGAGCACCGGCCCGAACACCTCCTCGCGCGCAATCGCCATATCCGCGGTCACGCCGGTAACCACGGTCGGCGCGAAGAACCGGCCCGGCAGACCGGGATGGGAAACCGGCGCGCCTCCGAGCTCAACCCTTGCTCCCGCCGCCAGGGCATCCTTCACATAGCCGGCGATCTTTTCCTGGTGCGCCTGTGAGATGATGGCGCCAATCTGCGTTTCGGGGTTGAGCGGATCGCCGAAGGCGACCTTCTTCGAAAGCGCCACGACCTTCTCGACGAGCATCTCGGCGATGTCCTCATGGACGATGATGCGGCTGCCGGAATTGCAGCACTCGCCGGCGTTGAAATAGACGCCGAAGGTGATCGCATCGGCGGCGCTTTCGAGATCCGCATCCGGGAACACGACCTGCGGGTTCTTGCCGCCGAGCTCCAGCGCCACCTTCTTGAGTGTCGCAGAGGCGGCCGCCGCAATCGCCTTGCCGACCGCGGTCGAGCCGGTAAAGCTTACCATGTCAACATCCGGATGCTCCGCCATCAACGCGCCGACGGGCTGCCCAAAGCCGAGCACGATATTGACGACGCCCGCCGGCAAACCGGCTTCTAGCAAAAGTTCGCCGAGGATGACCGTCGTCGACGGCGTCATCTCCGACGGCTTGATGACGCATGTGCAGCCTGCCGCGAGCGCAAACGGCAGCTTCTGGCTCAGGATCCAGAAGGGGAAGTTCCACGGCGTGATGATCGAAACGACGCCAATCGGCTCCTTCAGCACCATGGCAAGCATATCTTCGCCGAGCGAATTGTGACTCTCGCCATGCATCGTGCGGGCAAGGGACGCCGCATAGC
It encodes the following:
- a CDS encoding LacI family transcriptional regulator, whose protein sequence is MPKIKIENAKSQTRRAATGKATLKTIAEAANLAVTTVSRALADDPLISSTTRERVREIADRMGYMPDRAAQRLKTGKTNVIGVLLDQHEEILGFGTSLLYGVTKALKGTPYHLIVMPNFLDSSNVEAVEHIVRNNLADGIIFTRTEVLDPRVRLLIEKDFPFVSHGRTEFTTPHPFVDYDNYAFAYEAARRLIAKGRHKLTIILPPKHLTFSQHMLHGFMTAVREAGIAYELAEGITLDSTAGMVRDYFRTRLQQPDPPDALICPGEVSAMAAITGLSDGGWTLGGEYDIVAKQTSRLLSDIQPGVEAIYEDLTAAGECLGRLLLKRIDGAEIDNLQVILS
- a CDS encoding aldehyde dehydrogenase family protein, which produces MTMTAAVEATLPEAAFEGRHLIDGIWKGSQDGETFDRTSPSHGILVSRSARAGQAETEAAIGAARRAFDDGRWSRVSGKQRAMLLLNVADLIEGNVERMALLETLESGKPISQARGEIAGAADLWRYAASLARTMHGESHNSLGEDMLAMVLKEPIGVVSIITPWNFPFWILSQKLPFALAAGCTCVIKPSEMTPSTTVILGELLLEAGLPAGVVNIVLGFGQPVGALMAEHPDVDMVSFTGSTAVGKAIAAAASATLKKVALELGGKNPQVVFPDADLESAADAITFGVYFNAGECCNSGSRIIVHEDIAEMLVEKVVALSKKVAFGDPLNPETQIGAIISQAHQEKIAGYVKDALAAGARVELGGAPVSHPGLPGRFFAPTVVTGVTADMAIAREEVFGPVLSVLTFSTLEDAIALTNDAAYGLSAGVWSENVHTCLAFARRAEAGTVWTNTWMDGFPEVTFGGYKQSGQGRENGRYGLEEFLEIKSVVMRVGRTRANWVRT